Below is a genomic region from Triticum dicoccoides isolate Atlit2015 ecotype Zavitan chromosome 5A, WEW_v2.0, whole genome shotgun sequence.
CCGACGGCCACGCCACCAGCAACTTTCTCGTGGCCTGGGGGCGCGCCACCAGGGGGCTCCCCATGGGTCTCCCGCCAGTGCACCACCACGCGGAGCTATTCAAGCCACGCTCGTCGCCTCGCGTGGAGCACGACCACCGCAACAGGGAGTACTATATGCCGTCGCCCACCGACGTGGTCGGTCACCACGGCGATGCCGCCGACAACATCGTCATCCACAAGGCGCACTTCACCAAGGACTTCGTCGCCGGTCTGCGCGCCAAGGCGTCAGAGGGGCGCGGCCGGCCGTTCAGCCGGTTCGAAACCATCCTCGCCCACCTGTGGCGCACCATGACGCGCGCGCGCGACCTGAGCCCCGAAGAGACCTCCAAGATCCGGCTGTCCGTGGACGGGCGGCACCGGCTCGGCCAGCCGGCGGAACACTTCGGCAACATGGTGCTCTGGGCGTTCCCGCGCTCCACGGTGGGTGACCTCCTGAACCGGCCgctgaagcacgctgcacaggtgaTCCACGACGAGGTGGCGAGGGTGGACGGCGCCTACTTCCAATCTTTCGTCGACTTCGCCACCTCCGGCGCCGCCGAGAAGGATGGGCTCGCGCGGAGCGCCGTGTGCAAGGACGCGCACTGCCCGGACGTGGAGGTGGACAGCTGGCTGACGTTCCCGTTCTACGAGCTGGACTTTGGCACGGGGAGCCCGAGCTACTTCATGCCGGCCTACTTCCCCACGGAGGGGATGCTTTTCCTCGCGCCGTCCAACTTCGGCGACGGCAGCGTCGATGCCTTCGTACCCTTATTCCAAGAGAACCTCGAAGCGTTCAAAGAATGTTGCTACTCCCTGGAGTAGGTGGCCTAACTGTGAATTAGTCGAAGAAACAGGGAGTGAGGCACATACATTAGTTCATTTATTGAGAGTGTGAGCATAAAAAACAATgtgttctcttttttctttttgagaatTGTAGTGCTACAGTATGTACACAGATGTTTCCATGTACAATTGACATGATTCTTTGGATCAAACAAATTCGATTATACACCAATATACCGTATCTTAGCTACTGTTTGATCCGACTTGAACACTAAACTACAAAATCACTGAATTAATAATTACATAATTATCCTAAAACGGTTTAAGATGGGCCGGCTTAAAAAAATGGAAGTgtattttgttttttgagggaaactGCGGGACTCTGTTACATATTTTTTAGGgatattttattaattattaaaTGATACAAGCAAGGGTTTTATAAAAGCGCAAAAAAGTGCACAACGAAAATAAAGACTACATAAAAGTTAGCAAAAAGAAACTAATTAAAAAACtagtccctccatcccataatagtgTCACAAAACGTcctacattatgggatggagggagtaattaaCAAAGATACATCAACAGTAAGAACAACACCATGGCAGCGCCCGGGAAGATCTCGGTTCCACTGAGCCCAATCTTGAAGGATACAATTATCTGAAAGAGTTGCTCCATGCCTCAAAAACTTTGTGACTACGTAGAATGTCGAGATGTACGCGCGAAACATTTCGTCAGAATGTTGTGACATTTTAAAATACGTTTAAAACACATTTTAAAAACCAGGAGCATATGCTCCTAGGTGCTAAAAAGCCCCTCTCGTCCACTAGACACATTATATAGATTTGCTCCCGAGGGGAATTGCCAGCTGTGCAGGTTAACATTAAGCACTAAATCTTGTAGGAAAAGATTCAAAGTTTGGAAATCCTCATAAGCCTTTTTAGAGAGAGGTAGGTAGAAAGCGTATTTAGTGCCTTACAAAAGTATTGGTTATGACTAATTTCAGCCTATTTTCTCCAAACACAAAAACTGTTTCATGTTCTTGAGTACATGGGAATATGAAATTACCCTTCAAACCTGAATTCGGTTATTTTTATAAAAAAGGTGAAACAAAATCATGAACACATGGTATTAGGATTGTCAACATGCAAATAATGGCCCTTATGCCCAAGGTTTGGATCAANNNNNNNNNNNNNNNNNNNNNNNNNNNNNNNNNNNNNNNNNNNNNNNNNNNNNNNNNNNNNNNNNNNNNNNNNNNNNNNNNNNNNNNNNNNNNNNNNNNNNNNNNNNNNNNNNNNNNNNNNNNNNNNNNNNNNNNNNNNNNNNNNNNNNNNNNNNNNNNNNNNNNNNNNNNNNNNNNNNNNNNNNNNNNNNNNNNNNNNNNNNNNNNNNNNNNNNNNNNNNNNNNNNNNNNNNNNNNNNNNNNNNNNNNNNNNNNNNNNNTCCACTTCCCCAAGCCTCGACAATGATAACTAGCTCTCGGTGGCACTGttgtttatactccctccatttttatatacaaggccactatcaaaataacAATTTGCAGATATATAAGGCCACTAACATCAATCGATGCAATATCAATGGTGTTTGCCTCATAGTACTAGTAAAGGAGGACATTAACtaccccttgcatgcatgcgggagtgagagcattggcttgatgtgcatgaaagagaagaatacacattaatttacacgACAAACAAGGAGATAAACTgccttgcaacattgacttagaagacattaaCTTTTGCTTTGGTACCtgcaatatgagtttgtggccttatatacaaaaatggagggagtatgaaagATTTGGGACTAGAGAAACGATAAGGTATTCAGTTACAAGGACCACTCCTCAACTTTAGTATTAGAAACTTTGTCTCAGACTTTACTTTGCTTGGACACAAAGGTTAAAGAAATATTGCAAGTGGTCTCCACTGATAATCAATGCCGAAGCATGCTAGTCAAATTATCGTGTCGATAACAATCCATTTTTCTTGATTATGTTAATGTTAAAGTTCGGTGATTTCACTTTTTAACTAGCAGACGAAACATAAGTGATGATGTACGTGTGTGGGGCCTTTACATCATGCATTCGATGTTCACACAACCTTTTTACCCATCCGCCTCTTGGTCGGAAACAAAAGGACTTTAATTTGACCGATGGCTATCCAAAGGGGAAGAAAGGGTCCAGTCCAGCCGATCAGATTGCATTTCGCTTCGTCCTAGCCATTCGTTTTGGTAATGACAAAGATGGGATAACCACGTCTAGTGTTGCAACACATGTACGGATGTTCGGTGAAACTAACTAACGAAACATGGTGCATCTGCATGCGTAGTTCTTCTGGAAGACTGGAGTCCACATGGTGTTGGGTTAAAAGGTCCGTAGCTATTCTATTGACGTCTTGTTTAGTCTGGAGTGTATATCTTAGTCAACTTGAAACTAACTACTCCCTTTGTAACTAAATGTGGaacgtttttgcagttcaaaaaTCTTAATGTAGGACATTTTTGCAGTTTCACCGAACATCCGTACATGTGCTGCAATAGAAACTGAGTCCTTGAGAATGTTCACCACAGATGAGTCTATTTTCAGCAAAATAGGAAGATATGTTCGCTATAAGGAGAGACCCTCCATACATATAGGCACAAAGCCCAACTTCCATCGCGTCTGTACAAGAAAACAGATCCATTCATGAAGAGACATAATAGTGCTTGTGTTGTCTCGAAGAACCATTCCAGCTCCGGGCCTCCATCTCATGACCAAGATTCGTTAGTGTTTAACCCAGCCATCTGGAGGAACAATCCATTTGGGCAGATAACCAACCGAAACAGTTGTAAAATACGGAGGACTCGGGGTCCTCAACACAGACATGTTTACGAGGGCTCTCCGTTTGCGATGGCCGTGGTAGGAATGGAAGGAGTCCACCAAGATGTGGGTGGGAATGGCAAACCCATGTAACGAGGAGGACCTCAACTTTTTCTATGCTTCCACCACCATCACCGTTGGTAACGGTGCGAGGACACCCTTTTGGGACtccccttggcttcttgggcgAAAGCCTAAAGACATTGCCCCGCTCATCTATGAAGCTTCCAAGAGAAGGAATTAGAAGGTGAGGGAGGCTCTGAAGCACAACGCTTGGATTCTCANNNNNNNNNNNNNNNNNNNNNNNNNNNNNNNNNNNNNNNNNNNNNNNNNNNNNNNNNNNNNNNNNNNNNNNNNNNNNNNNNNNNNNNNNNNNNNNNNNNNNNNNNNNNNNNNNNNNNNNNNNNNNNNNNNNNNNNNNNNNNNNNNNNNNNNNNNNNNNNNNNNNNNNNNNNNNNNNNNNNNNNNNNNNNNNNNNNNNNNNNNNNNNNNNNNNNNNNNNNNNNNNNNNNNNNNNNNNNNNGTTTCCGTTGAGCACATCATGCAATTCTTCGCTCTATGAATGATACTAAATGAGGTCCATCTAGACGAGATCACCGAAGATGATATCCTTTGGAAACACACGACATGTGGACAATACTCGGCGGCCTCTGCCTACAGGGCACAGTTCCTAGGGACGGTCCTTATTTCTcccttggacaaaatggtttggaagGTTTGGGCACCTCCCAAAGTCAATTTTTTTGCTTGGTTGGCCCTTCAAAAAAGAATTTGGACGGCGGATAGATTGGCAAAGCGTGGGTGGCCAAACTGCGATCCCTGCAAGACGGTGCAAAAATGCGGACCTCATCTCTTCTACAAGTGCTGCTACACCCGGCATCTTTGGTCTTTGGTCATTGAGAAATTCTACATGCACGGGCTTGACACTTCCGCTTGGCCCTTGTTCGACTCGGTGGAGGAGTGGTGGGCAAGCACCTCTGCCTGATGGCACGCCGAACCGCCAAGCCAAGGCCTCCCTCACCATGCTCGTCTCATGAACAATTTGGAACGAGCGTAATGCAAGAGTGTTCAAACATAAGAGTGCTCCACCGCCAATATTGCTCTCCTCCATTGCTACCGAGGCCAACCTTTGGGTTGTCGCCGGTGCAAAGAAGTTAGGGTCTTTTATTTCATGCGAGTAATCCGCATGCCGTATTTTTTTGGATGTCTTGTAATAAACTCTTTTCTatcttaattaatggatgaggcaaagcttttgcttcTGTTTCAAAAGAAATTGAATTACACCATGATCAAACACAGTCCACGATGTGGACCGAGAACTAAGAAATTCTAAGACGACTGGGAATCAACAAAACCGTGTTCAATATTATACCGTGCCAAATGGATGCGCCTGCCATACCTAATAACACGAGCCAATTGGTTATGGCTCGGCTGAACGCGCTCGCTAAAGGAAACAAGATAGAGTCATCGTGTGCAGTTGTGTCGCTCGAATTTTCCTAGACTGCGACCATCAGCCCTCGTTAACTTGTCCGCGTTTGGATATCGTCAAAAAAGCGTTGGAAGCCGTCTTCATCAAAAAGAGAGGTGAGACTATATAGATTATGTGAGGTGAGGACCACTCCTCCGTCAATTTCTGCACTAGCAGGGGAGCATTTGTTGATTTTGACGAGGGTGTTCTATATATGATTAGGTGGAGAAAATTACTTCCTCCATCGCATAATATAAAAATATTGTTTACATTAGATGTTCTTATATTATGTGACGAAGAAAATATTTGTTAGACAGATATTGTAGTATATACTGGCTGACGTTTCTTCGGAAGGGACGAAAATAGAATCTCTTTGCTCTAAATTCAAACTGACGACCGGACCTATTTTCCCGTCAAAAAAAAAAGACGACCATGCCTATTTTTTCGTAATGTTTATTCCGGCCGACCCATGGTCAGATTTCTTTTGTCGACAACGACTTGCCGTGGTCTTCCTTCCTGGAAGCAGTGCTCTCCTAGTAGAGTAGACATGCGACGTACGCCGCCATCTCTAGGATATTCTGCTCTGACCTTTGCATCTGATCTGGCATCGTATCGGTGTCAGCCAAACTGGTTGCGGATTCGGGAAATGGAAACAAGCTGCCGTCCTGATGTGATGTGCCAAACAGCTAGTAGAATCTTCCAGGAACGAGTCAAGTTTATTTATTCATGCGTGGTGGATCAACATGCGTGACACTGACAACATGCATGCATGTCATTATCCGGTTAAATCAAGCACGGTGGATCAATGCAAAACACAACGACCAAGGAGAAAGGCACATTAAACTAACACATTGAATCTTTTGTCTTCATCATTTAAAAAAGTAATTGCTTTCGGTTGCACCCAAACTCTTCAGCAACTCATGATATATCCTCAAGGGCAGGTTCTTCTGCGCTGCGTTTGATGTTTATGACGCACTGGCTGATGTGCAGATGATGTGCATCAAGATCACCGACCTCTATCCTTGTCAAAACCCATAAAACTGATTCATCGCATGGGTATGCGGACATGCCTTTACGATCACCAtcaaatatatatattttttttccaTCAAAGGTTAGACGTCGGCTGTCTATCTAAGCAAAGCCATGCTTATCTAATACGTATGCGGACATCTCTTTGCAACCATGATTTAGAATCTTTCATCTGTTTTTGCTAACTGGGATTTGCCGCCTCTACCAAAGCCATGTTTATCTAATGCCAAAATTCTAGTGATCAGTGCCAACGTTAGTGCCCATGCCTACTGCAAAAATACTCATCGAGTATTTTGTTTTAAGGGCATCTTCAATGCTGACTCGGAAATCGGCACCTCATTCGTTCGCGGACAGAGAAGACCGGTCTGCAGACAAGGATGCGGGAGCCTGGCGCCATCCAAAGCTAGTCAGTATATGTCTATCAGTAAAGGGCAATTTGAAATTCAAATACGTCTGTTTCATTGCGCGCACCGGATCACATCCTCAGCTGATCACAACCAAAAAGAGGCAAATGCTTAGTTTTCATATGCTTAATCATAAAAGAATATGAGTCCGGCAGTCCATGCAAAAAGTTGGATTTTTTTGCCCTGCCGGGCCGTCAATCGAGCCCTCACGCTCAATCTGTCGTCCTTCTGCCGCTGCAACATCTTGAAATGGATGGCTTCGTCATCCAAATCTACCACCTTCAAGGTGAGCATCCTCGCGTCCTCCGAAGCAGCTGCGATCTCCACCTTCTTCAAGAGCATGACCTTCTTCTCTTCGATCGTGTCCCTCTTCTCTTCGAACCTGAGCTTCTTCTCTGTCGCCTTCATCAACAAGTCAAACCTCTCCGCCACCTTCAAGCTTGAGCTTAAAGCTCGGATTCTCCACAACTTCCGTCTCCAGCGGGATCTCCTCCGGGTCCATGTGTCGGCAGCGGGAGGAAAGAAGAGTGGGGGAAAAGGACGGAATTCGGCGGAGAGCACGGGATGATGGAAGAAAATAGTAGGAGATACGCGACGAAAACAGTGTGGCCAGCTACAAAAGCGCGAGCTCCATCTCAGTTTTTGGTGGACTGGGTGTGTCGGAGTCCTACGTGGCTCATGTCCGGGCTCCCACAAAACCCCCATTTCCCAGTTTGTTTAAACTTTGCCGGAAAATTGTGGTCCGGACTGCTTCGAGGACCGATGTGGGTCAGTTATGGATGACTTGCGGTGTCCGGGCAGCTACAACCAGACGGATAAGGACGGTTTGAGAGTCGGCGTTGAAAATGCCCTAACTAGTCAAACATCCATATATGGGACTAGCAGTCAGTGTTTTCTCGTGGACATACCATGAGGTGAAACAATAAATAATATGAGTTGTATTATTGCCTACTGGACTTCATATTGGTCCGTTTTGTAAAGCAGGCAAAGGAGTGAAAATAGAGTGTACGGTTTAGACTTGTGACATTTGCATGTTCTAGGTAACAGCCGGTCATTAGTCAAACACATGCATCGTTTAGAGGCGGGCAGTCCAAGTCTCAAGTCTCAAAACAAGGAGTACTAGACTCAAGTAGTTTGATTTCACCTACCGGCCGGCTACCGTTTCCCGCGAGCGTGTTCGAGACTTCCAATACCGTCCTATAAAAAGTACAACCAGCAGCAGGACAACCACAAAATCAGACACACAACACGAGAGTACAAGACCGCAACGCCTCCAAGTACAAGCTTGTTCTCTTGTTGCCAACTTTTGATCTTTCTCGCCACAGAGAAACCACTTCTCCGGTCTCGTCCTACAGAGAAACCACAGTACACAGCAATGGAGGTCAAGGTGTTGAGCTCCAGGCTCGTCAAGCCTTCCTGCACTGCCGGCGAAGCGCCGGTGCCGGCCACCGAGTACATTCCACTATCCATCTTCGACAAGGTGACGTTCGAGATGCAGATGGCCATCATCTATGCCTTCGCGCCGCCCGCGCCGACCACGGCCTCCATCGAGAAGGGCCTTGCCATGGTCCTCGCACAGTACCGCGCCTTTGCCGGGCATCTCGGCGAGTCCCCCGACGGTACGCCCTCCGTCATCCTCAACGACCGTGGCGCGCGCTTGATTGAGGCGTCCGTGGACGCGGACCTCGTCGACATGGCGCCCTCGAAGCCCACGCCTGAGCTGCTCAAGCTGCATCCTGACCTGGAGGCGGAGCACCA
It encodes:
- the LOC119297825 gene encoding putrescine hydroxycinnamoyltransferase 3-like: MEVKVLSSRLVKPAYSAGQAPMPATEYIPLSIFDRVTFEMQMAIIYAFAPPAPTTASIEKGLATVLAQYRAFAGQLGESPDGTPSVILNDRGARLVEATVDADLVDMAPSKPTPELLKLHPDLEAEHQEVVLLQLTRFRCGSLAVGFTSNHVVADGHATSNFLVAWGRATRGLPMGLPPVHHHAELFKPRSSPRVEHDHRNREYYMPSPTDVVGHHGDAADNIVIHKAHFTKDFVAGLRAKASEGRGRPFSRFETILAHLWRTMTRARDLSPEETSKIRLSVDGRHRLGQPAEHFGNMVLWAFPRSTVGDLLNRPLKHAAQVIHDEVARVDGAYFQSFVDFATSGAAEKDGLARSAVCKDAHCPDVEVDSWLTFPFYELDFGTGSPSYFMPAYFPTEGMLFLAPSNFGDGSVDAFVPLFQENLEAFKECCYSLE